The Osmerus eperlanus chromosome 12, fOsmEpe2.1, whole genome shotgun sequence genome has a segment encoding these proteins:
- the LOC134031644 gene encoding putative uncharacterized protein MYH16, which yields MSKTEELKAKQALGGTLASARQEVEVLKEQLEEEQESKLELQRLVSRLNSDVTHWRSKQEAEALQHADELEEARKKLASRLQEAEEAVEATQAKCSSMEKTKQRLQGEVEELCMDLEKAGGCGQALDKKQRVLEKQLGDWRQRCEELLAEVESCQKESRQHATELFKLKTAHEEVLEQGEALRRENKAHQEEIADLTDQLSDGGKSVHELQKAKKKIEMEKDELQASLEESEAALEVEETKVLRLQLELSQAKSDLERRLQEKEEEFEAARKSHQRALESLQASLDVEVKGRTEGLRLKKKQEAELNELELQVDLLTKTNAELSKNAKKMQQQIKDLQVQLEEEVHGQEEQREELSALERRCLLLASEGEERRGALENAERARKALETELQETNDKYNDLNTQFQFALSGRRKLEVDVQSVQQEHEEALIELRAANDRVKKAGCESARVYEELRLEQEHAQLLERVKKGLEAQVKDMGARLDEAEQMALKGGKKIIQKLEGKVKELELELDSEQKRHAETVKGLRKNERRLKELLFQSEEDQKNQQRMQDLVERLQNKMKAYKRQVEEAEEQANMNLAKYRKTVHELDDAEERADIAESALTKIRTKNRGSFSKGCSSGYSTPYPGVVRSPSSAGSEGRGEKILNDDSDSVSSLIPAYLNSLKKLMIE from the exons GAGGagctcaag gccaagCAGGCTCTGGGGGGCACCCTGGCGTCGGCGaggcaggaggtggaggtgctgaaggagcagctggaggaggagcaggagagcaaGCTGGAGCTGCAGCGGCTGGTGTCCCGGCTCAACAGCGACGTCACGCACTGGAGGAGCAAGCAGGAGGCGGAGGCCCTCCAGCACGCCgacgagctggaggaggcccg gaaGAAGCTGGCCTCCAGGCTGCAGGAGGCCGAGGAGGCTGTGGAGGCCACCCAGGCCAAGTGCtcgtccatggagaagaccaagcagaggctgcagggagaggtggaggagctctgcatggacctggagaag gcaggGGGCTGTGGCCAGGCCCTGGACAAGAAGCAGCGCGTGCTGGAGAAGCAGCTGGGCGACTGGAGGCAGCGCTGCGAGGAGCTGCTGGCCGAGGTGGAGAGCTGCCAGAAGGAGAGCCGGCAGCACGCCACCGAGCTTTTCAAGCTGAAGACGGCCCACGAGgaggtgctggagcagggagaggcgCTGCGCAGGGAGAACAAGGCCCACCAGG AGGAGATCGCCGACCTCACAGACCAGCTCTCTGATGGAGGGAAGAGTGTCCACGAGCTCCAGAAAGCCAAGAAGAAGATTGAGATGGAGAAGGACGAGCTGCAGGCCTCGCTGGAGGAGTCCGAGGCAGCGCTAGAG gtggagGAGACAAAGGTGTTACGTCTGCAGCTGGAGCTCTCCCAGGCTAAATCAGATCTGGAGCGCCgcctgcaggagaaggaggaggagtttgAGGCTGCCAG GAAGAGTCACCAGAGGGCGCTGGAGTCCCTGCAGGCCAGTCTGGACGTGGAGGTGAAGGGGCGCACCGAGGGCCTGAGGCTGAAGAAGAAGCAGGAGGCCGAGCTGAACGAGCTGGAGCTGCAGGTGGACCTGCTGACCAAGACCAACGCCGAGCTCAGCAAGAATGCCAAGAAGATGCAGCAGCAGATCAAG gacctGCAGGTTcagttggaggaggaggtgcacggccaggaggagcagagggaggagctgtCCGCGCTGGAGCGCCGCTGCCTCCTGCTGGccagcgagggggaggagaggcgcgGGGCGCTGGAGAACGCCGAGCGAGCCCGCAAGGCCCTGGAGACGGAGCTGCAGGAGACCAACGACAAGTACAACGACCTCAACACCCAG TTCCAGTTTGCGCTGAGCGGCCGCAGGAAGCTGGAGGTGGACGTGCAGAGCGTCCAGCAGGAGCACGAGGAGGCCCTCATCGAGCTGAGAGCCGCCAACGACCGAGTCAAGAAGGCCGGCTGTGAG agTGCGCGGGTGTATGAGGAGCTGCGTCTGGAGCAGGAACACGCCCAGCTCCTGGAGAGGGTGAAGAAGGGTCTGGAGGCCCAGGTGAAGGACATGGGCGCCAGGCTGGACGAGGCCGAGCAGATGGCCCTCAAAGGAGGCAAGAAGATCATCCAGAAGCTGGAGGGCAAG gtgaaggagctggagctggagctggactcGGAACAGAAGCGCCACGCAGAGACGGTGAAAGGGCTGCGGAAGAACGAGCGGCGACTGAAGGAGCTGCTGTTCCAGTCGGAGGAGGACCAGAAGAACCAGCAGCGCATGCAGGACCTGGTGGAGAGGCTGCAGAACAAGATGAAGGCCTACAAGAGGCAGGTCGAGGAGGCG gaggagcaggccaaCATGAACCTGGCCAAGTACCGCAAGACAGTCCACGAGCTGGACGACGCGGAGGAGCGCGCGGACATCGCCGAGTCGGCTCTCACCAAGATCCGGACCAAGAACAGAGGCAGCTTCAGCAAGGGCTGCTCCTCG GGTTACAGCACGCCCTACCCCGGGGTGGTGAGGTCACCCAGCTCAGCGGGGTCGGAGGGCAGAGGTGAGAAGATCCTCAACGACGACAGTGACTCCGTCAGCTCCCTCATCCCAGCCTATCTCAACTCCCTCAAGAAGCTCATGATAGAGTAG
- the gas7b gene encoding growth arrest-specific protein 7, with amino-acid sequence MAPSGSDFQELDTLGEAWAQLKKSLNDEAEVHLKFSSKLQSEVEKPLLTFRDNFKKDMKRFDHHIADLRKQLLGRYAAVEKARKALADRQKDLEMKTQQLEIKLSNKHEEDIKKARRKSTQAGDDLMRCVDLYNQSQSKWFEEMVTTSLELERLEVERVEMIRHNLCQYTTLRHETDMFNQSTMEPVDQLLQCVDPAKDRELWVTEHKTGEVRPVNIEI; translated from the exons ATGGCACCGTCAGGAAGTGATTTTCAGGAACTGGAC aCTCTAGGAGAGGCCTGGGCCCAGCTGAAGAAGAGTCTGAATGATGAAGCGGAGGTTCACCTCAAGTTCTCCtccaag CTGCAGAGTGAGGTGGAGAAGCCTCTCCTGACCTTCAGAGACAACTTCAAGAAGGACATGAAGCGCTTCGACCATCACATCGCTGACCTGCGCAAGCAGCTGCTCGGACGCTACGCAGCCGTGGAGAAG GCTCGCAAGGCGCTGgcggacagacagaaggacctgGAGATGAAGACACAGCAGCTGGAGATCAAGCTGAGCAACAAGCACGAGGAGGACATCAAGAAGGCTCGCCGGAAATCCACACAAGCAG GAGATGACCTGATGCGCTGTGTTGACCTCTACAACCAGTCCCAGTCCAAATGGTTTGAGGAGATGGTGACCACCAGCCTG gagctggagagactgGAGGTGGAGCGCGTGGAGATGATCCGACACAACCTGTGTCAGTACACGACGCTACGACACGAGACGGACATGTTTAACCAAAGT ACCATGGAGCCGGTGGACCAGCTGCTGCAGTGTGTGGACCCAGCCAAAGACAGGGAGCTCTGGGTCACGGAGCACAAGACTGGGGAGGTCCGGCCGGTCAACATCGAgatctaa